CACATGAACTTACGCCCTTCACAAATACTTATATTTATAAAAGGAAACCACACCAAAATGCAGAGTTCCCATGTGATAATCCTCAAATTATACCCGTAACCTTTatctaattattattttaaaaattagagtagCTGTAAAATAATTTTGACCATACCTGTTTTTGCAGCTTATTTCATTTGTGGGGCCTTGCAGGTTCCAAAAAGTTAGCAAAAATTCaagatgggttttttttagaCATTGTCTTCTAAATTTTCTGCTATGGCAGATGCAACCGTCTTGTAGATATTTCTTGTTTGATAGCTCCATGCAACAGTAGGattcttcttctgtcttcattGGCATGCAATTCCCGCATGTACACCATGTATTTGTCCCAACACGATTTTCTGTTCTTGAGCTTTGGCGACGTACAGTCGGTTTGTCTCGGACAGGCTCATTGCCAAAACACGTGGGGTCAATGTGCCCTTGGGATTGCTatataacaggaaaaaaaaatgaaaacactgGTTAGTCTGAACTGATTCAGATTTGCAACAAGGAAAATTCTGTTTCAAATGATCTGCTATTCACTAAACTACAAAGTGCACACAAAGTGGGGTATGTGAATGTGCTAACTCCGCAGAAGTAGGGAATGGTGGGAATGaagtataatatctgtaaagagcCGTGTCATACAACAGCACTTATAATGGAAAAATGAACTGTATATCAGGACGTAATGGCAGAATTATGGAAAACTAGTGTTGGTAATAGTGAGCATTACTATATGTGAAGATTTCTGTAAGACAAGTTAGTGGCCTGAATCAGTGCTGAAAATAATTTTCAACAATAAGCATATATATAGATTTAGACAAGTATACACTGACCATGTTTGTTCTTTGTGATTCCGGGTGATTTTCACTCGATATAATTATCTTCTTTGGTGCCCTAATCTAAATAATGAAGAGTATATGAAGATATGAATAACAAATTTCACAATACTAACagtatatattgcaaataatgATTTCCATGATAACAGGGCCTTTCCCTCAATCatcccatacctgtcccccagcatttcccttcagcagccattcccccacagcccataccttgtggctccccctccatatatgaaatatttgcagacctcagaccttgtggctccccgcagatatatgtaataatagtatcaggacaccccagagctgtggacccctccatatatgaaatatttgtatacctcaggccttgtggctccccgcagatatatataataatagtatcaggacaccccagagctgcgcCCCctccataaataaaataattgcagaccccagaccttgtggctccccgcagatatatgtaataataatagtatcaagacaccccagagctgtgcccctccatatataaaataattgcagaccccagaccatgtggctgcccgcagatatatgtaataataatagtatcaggaccccccagagctgtgcccctccatatatgaaataattgtatacctcaggccttgtggctccccgcagatatatgtaataatagtatcaggacaccccagagctgtggacccctccatatatgaaatatttgtatacatcagaccttgtggctccc
The sequence above is a segment of the Xenopus tropicalis strain Nigerian chromosome 7, UCB_Xtro_10.0, whole genome shotgun sequence genome. Coding sequences within it:
- the LOC105947618 gene encoding P2X purinoceptor 7, with the protein product MQSQGHIDPTCFGNEPVRDKPTVRRQSSRTENRVGTNTWCTCGNCMPMKTEEESYCCMELSNKKYLQDGCICHSRKFRRQCLKKTHLEFLLTFWNLQGPTNEISCKNRKLRQTAYRSFIAWIYGYLGRNNRKPIPACVVQKVRNTFPDPEGRYRGFLRPFDFNAFDMALG